A stretch of Chloroflexota bacterium DNA encodes these proteins:
- a CDS encoding DUF4013 domain-containing protein: MPPITQETLVWAFKDPDWKSKFLIGSAIALAARFVPLVGILAYFAIYGYCLIMLRAVLRGAAPMLPKWENFGDLFVDGFKSGLAAIGYWLPGMLAMICAYSSMFVMIFADAVTRVSATRDAAQRFPWGILAGYAGFFGFFAIAMVLMLLLMFPMVIAVGQYARTGEIGAGYRISEVWKILRANLGGFIIAFFIGLAIAVGLGMVLQILYFTIILCCLIPFVSAPISFYMTLMWSYLFGMAYREGALKAGLLANPG; this comes from the coding sequence GTGCCGCCGATTACGCAAGAAACTCTAGTATGGGCGTTCAAAGATCCGGATTGGAAATCCAAGTTCTTGATCGGTAGTGCGATCGCGTTGGCGGCGAGGTTTGTGCCGCTGGTTGGTATCTTGGCTTATTTCGCGATTTACGGTTACTGTTTGATTATGCTGCGCGCGGTGTTGCGTGGCGCAGCGCCAATGTTGCCCAAGTGGGAAAATTTCGGCGACTTGTTCGTGGATGGATTCAAGTCGGGTCTCGCGGCGATTGGGTACTGGCTACCCGGCATGTTGGCGATGATCTGTGCGTACTCCTCGATGTTCGTGATGATTTTTGCTGATGCTGTCACGCGCGTTTCGGCGACTCGCGACGCGGCACAGAGATTTCCGTGGGGAATTTTGGCCGGCTATGCTGGGTTTTTCGGCTTCTTTGCTATCGCGATGGTGCTGATGTTGTTGTTGATGTTTCCGATGGTCATTGCGGTTGGACAATACGCGCGAACAGGCGAGATTGGTGCAGGTTATCGGATCAGTGAAGTTTGGAAAATCCTGCGCGCGAACCTGGGTGGATTTATCATCGCGTTTTTCATCGGTCTTGCCATCGCGGTTGGATTGGGGATGGTGCTTCAGATTCTTTACTTTACGATCATCCTGTGTTGCCTCATCCCATTCGTATCCGCGCCGATTAGTTTTTACATGACGCTGATGTGGTCGTATCTATTTGGGATGGCGTATCGCGAGGGCGCGCTCAAAGCGGGCTTGCTTGCGAATCCTGGGTAG
- a CDS encoding cytochrome b/b6 domain-containing protein: protein MKRILSVGVAVTFGIFAMTYGTSFAQGNASNGFPPQTDLYNDAVLLARVLPLIAALGIGFGIWQAKASLREPKSTPGSATVIRHDLGAVIAHWTNGVGFIIGMITGLIVLRWLPRPDEMRIIFAIHYIGSGLALFGVAGHLTQNAITGGMGLLPRSFKDFTDGITDLMEQAGIFGPSGAVFRINLPRVIRDTLKETVNSFGFKQSKRLGKYLPAEKVFSYTPWAIIIVAIVVTGIIKSFRYLYPIPPDFIAQVSVVHDFFAYCAVGMLGIHLIAVLLVPHHWRLLLSMFTTRISRKYVQQFLPLWEKELIAREQASATTTPETKHVAEQQPQSAE from the coding sequence GTGAAACGGATTTTATCGGTGGGGGTTGCCGTAACGTTTGGCATTTTCGCGATGACATATGGAACTAGCTTCGCGCAGGGGAACGCGTCGAACGGTTTCCCGCCACAAACCGATTTGTACAACGATGCGGTATTACTCGCGCGGGTCTTGCCACTCATCGCCGCGTTAGGAATCGGGTTTGGCATTTGGCAAGCCAAAGCCAGTCTGCGCGAACCCAAATCCACACCGGGTTCTGCGACCGTGATTCGTCACGATCTCGGCGCGGTGATCGCGCATTGGACGAACGGAGTCGGTTTTATCATCGGCATGATTACCGGCTTGATCGTCTTGCGGTGGTTACCGCGCCCTGACGAAATGCGAATCATCTTTGCGATTCATTACATCGGGTCAGGTTTAGCCCTGTTTGGCGTCGCCGGTCACCTGACCCAAAATGCGATCACCGGCGGGATGGGCTTGTTGCCGCGTTCGTTCAAAGATTTTACTGACGGCATTACTGATTTGATGGAACAAGCCGGCATCTTTGGACCGAGCGGTGCGGTGTTCAGAATCAACCTGCCGCGTGTCATTCGCGATACGCTCAAGGAAACGGTGAATTCGTTTGGTTTCAAACAATCCAAACGCTTGGGCAAATATCTTCCCGCCGAAAAAGTTTTCTCGTACACGCCCTGGGCGATTATCATCGTCGCGATTGTCGTGACCGGCATCATCAAGTCGTTTCGCTACCTCTACCCGATTCCACCGGATTTTATCGCGCAGGTATCCGTCGTTCACGATTTCTTCGCCTACTGCGCGGTAGGAATGCTGGGCATTCACTTGATCGCCGTCCTACTCGTACCACATCACTGGCGCCTGCTCCTTTCGATGTTCACCACGCGCATCAGTCGCAAGTACGTGCAACAATTTCTTCCCTTGTGGGAAAAAGAATTGATCGCGCGCGAGCAAGCCAGTGCGACGACGACGCCAGAAACAAAGCATGTCGCCGAGCAACAACCGCAAAGCGCGGAGTGA
- a CDS encoding nucleotidyltransferase family protein — protein sequence MKKQSRVAAIVLAAGLGTRMGGQPKPLLPFGDRTIIEHILSILDDCDLAESVIVTGHYHQAIEECLSGMPITLAFNPDYANGEMLNSLQVGLQAVSEMPDAALILLGDQPALEPAVVQAVVAAYEDGLGSIVMPSFQMRRGHPLLIERKHWDAILGLRAGQTLRDFMRAVNAEIYHVEVNTSSILRDMDTPDEYQRELAEYINRIKTGHAIIA from the coding sequence ATGAAAAAACAATCGCGCGTCGCGGCAATCGTGCTCGCGGCGGGACTGGGCACACGCATGGGCGGACAGCCCAAACCCTTGTTGCCGTTTGGCGACCGCACGATCATCGAACACATCTTGAGCATTCTCGACGATTGCGACTTGGCGGAAAGCGTGATCGTAACCGGACATTATCACCAAGCCATCGAAGAATGTTTGTCTGGGATGCCGATCACGCTCGCGTTCAATCCTGATTATGCCAATGGCGAAATGCTCAACTCGTTGCAAGTTGGATTGCAAGCCGTGTCCGAGATGCCGGACGCCGCGCTGATTCTGCTCGGCGATCAACCCGCCCTCGAACCGGCGGTCGTACAAGCGGTCGTCGCCGCGTACGAGGATGGACTGGGAAGCATCGTGATGCCCAGTTTCCAAATGCGGCGCGGTCATCCCTTGCTGATCGAGCGAAAACACTGGGATGCCATCCTGGGATTGCGCGCGGGGCAAACGCTGCGCGATTTCATGCGCGCGGTGAATGCGGAGATTTACCACGTCGAGGTGAATACATCGTCCATCCTGCGCGATATGGATACGCCGGACGAGTATCAACGCGAATTAGCGGAGTACATCAACCGAATTAAAACGGGTCACGCGATAATCGCGTGA
- a CDS encoding carboxypeptidase regulatory-like domain-containing protein codes for MQYQLTAPPTTEVHSENIIYLFVRDANGAGVSGARIKVWGGPPPNGQPPYFMDDVPFRATSASGRLEYATFNGAMPDSRDYWMQVIDASGAPLSDPVQFHFFKGGAIWITAVLQSTTGGGSSGGNMPPINLEWDPRLGKLNITFQEATVADGQPYWKLIRAWYLPEGNGPGEAQGRVNMYYTVLNETGQPVVGQRVWQEWPGDHAVKLTGDGGITDFNMSGDSSFAPDRGEHGPYTGLVDGLPSDRVNGMGLPLRRHVCFELTWRKAIKGNNPAANSSITGKITNAPASTQITLSSSTLTKTVLPDHTGAYGFTQLPAGTYSIALTGAGVIKSDIALDGTNSAQVDYAFPVQTLDKAIIARAQQFTWMPINDQAALYKFAQDNKLGYPQTDEFDLTFNGEAYIIQVYNLGIVYVKKGDWGNLKWLKKP; via the coding sequence ATGCAATACCAATTGACTGCACCACCGACGACCGAAGTTCACAGCGAGAACATTATTTATTTGTTCGTGCGCGACGCGAACGGCGCGGGTGTGTCAGGCGCGCGCATCAAGGTGTGGGGCGGACCGCCGCCGAACGGACAGCCGCCGTATTTTATGGACGATGTGCCCTTCCGCGCCACGTCCGCGTCCGGCAGACTGGAGTACGCGACGTTCAACGGCGCGATGCCGGACTCGCGCGATTACTGGATGCAAGTGATTGACGCGAGCGGCGCGCCGCTGAGCGACCCCGTGCAATTTCATTTTTTCAAAGGGGGCGCGATTTGGATCACCGCCGTGTTGCAATCCACCACGGGCGGTGGATCGTCAGGGGGAAACATGCCACCAATCAATTTGGAATGGGATCCGCGTCTCGGCAAATTGAATATCACATTCCAGGAAGCCACTGTTGCGGACGGACAGCCGTACTGGAAATTAATTCGCGCGTGGTATTTGCCGGAAGGCAACGGACCGGGCGAAGCCCAGGGTCGCGTGAACATGTACTACACCGTGCTCAACGAGACCGGTCAGCCGGTCGTCGGACAACGCGTGTGGCAAGAGTGGCCCGGCGATCACGCGGTGAAACTCACCGGCGACGGCGGCATCACCGATTTCAATATGAGCGGCGATTCGAGTTTTGCGCCGGATCGCGGCGAGCATGGACCGTACACCGGCTTGGTGGACGGCTTGCCAAGTGATCGCGTGAACGGGATGGGCTTGCCGTTGCGACGGCATGTGTGCTTTGAGCTGACGTGGCGCAAAGCGATCAAGGGCAACAATCCGGCGGCGAACAGTTCGATCACCGGCAAAATCACGAACGCGCCGGCAAGTACGCAGATCACCTTGAGTTCGAGCACGCTGACCAAAACAGTTTTGCCCGACCACACCGGGGCGTACGGATTCACGCAGTTGCCGGCGGGAACGTACAGCATCGCGCTCACCGGCGCGGGCGTCATCAAATCCGATATTGCACTCGACGGCACGAACAGCGCACAGGTGGATTACGCATTCCCAGTTCAAACACTCGACAAGGCGATCATCGCGCGCGCGCAACAATTCACTTGGATGCCGATCAACGATCAAGCCGCGCTCTACAAATTTGCGCAAGACAACAAACTCGGCTATCCGCAGACCGATGAATTCGATCTCACGTTCAACGGCGAAGCGTACATCATCCAGGTGTACAATCTTGGGATCGTCTATGTGAAAAAAGGGGACTGGGGCAACCTCAAGTGGCTCAAAAAACCGTAG
- a CDS encoding NAD(+)/NADH kinase, producing MNRILLLHHPKIPRSLILAQDWATALDQLGAHTTLVSAWDEAAVRQQVGACDLTITLGGDGTILRAARMCAPVRVPILGINMGRVGFLSEWMPAEFDARAVVGGAYWIEERMMLHAELRRGEKSLGAFEALNDVVVGRGNLARVVRLATFIDGDYLTTFVADGAIVATATGSTAYVFAAGGPILAPEVKTLVLVPIAPYLSQVRSLVLPVGSHVVFRLQTDHHAILTVDGQTDVELLDADEVRVQASANVARFARFQPRTYFYRTLVERLRERGLESQKENNHK from the coding sequence ATGAATCGAATTCTCCTCCTCCATCATCCTAAAATTCCCCGTTCGTTGATTCTCGCCCAGGACTGGGCAACGGCACTCGACCAACTCGGCGCGCACACAACCCTGGTGTCAGCATGGGACGAAGCGGCGGTCCGACAACAGGTTGGAGCGTGCGATCTCACGATTACGCTGGGCGGCGATGGCACGATCTTGCGCGCCGCGCGCATGTGCGCGCCGGTGCGCGTGCCGATCCTGGGAATCAACATGGGGCGCGTCGGTTTTCTCTCCGAGTGGATGCCAGCCGAGTTCGACGCGCGCGCGGTCGTGGGTGGCGCATACTGGATCGAAGAACGCATGATGCTACACGCCGAATTGCGGCGCGGCGAGAAATCGCTCGGCGCGTTCGAGGCGCTGAACGATGTCGTCGTCGGACGCGGCAACCTCGCGCGCGTGGTGCGGCTCGCGACGTTCATTGACGGGGATTACCTGACGACCTTTGTCGCCGACGGCGCGATTGTCGCGACTGCGACCGGCTCGACTGCGTACGTGTTCGCGGCAGGCGGTCCCATTCTCGCGCCCGAAGTTAAAACGCTCGTGCTCGTCCCGATTGCGCCGTACCTGAGCCAGGTGCGTTCGCTCGTATTGCCGGTCGGGTCGCACGTCGTGTTTCGTTTGCAAACCGATCATCACGCGATTCTGACAGTGGATGGACAAACCGATGTCGAGTTGCTAGATGCAGATGAGGTGCGCGTGCAGGCAAGCGCGAACGTCGCCCGGTTCGCGCGTTTTCAACCGCGCACCTATTTTTATCGGACGCTCGTCGAACGTTTGCGCGAACGCGGATTGGAATCGCAAAAAGAGAACAACCATAAATAA
- a CDS encoding PD40 domain-containing protein, protein MAFASGPAILQLTDDHAADVRPAWSPDNKTIAYQSNREGAYHIYLVNADGSNPRALTKGSSDDRHPIWMPDGKAILFDSFDGSRREIWMVNVLDGNLKQLTNFGALASFPAPSPDGQWISFYVFKDESLDLWIARRDGRDAKPLTRELASARNNQCTFACHYAAWNADNRTIAYSAGELDTIWTVDREAGSPKRVVADGADNHFPWFLPDGRLGYVTEHIEPAAAWTDAWALDLKTGQRTLLQSRMSMQGPVEWNNDNTKVLFHSPRGGNFDIYLIDLGVSNGVEALQGKPIPSDRIQKAATPASPVATSPAPTQQTDLGLLTWVFLGTIGVFTAGLVWRILRRQSRR, encoded by the coding sequence GTGGCTTTCGCGAGCGGTCCTGCGATTCTACAACTGACCGACGATCACGCCGCGGATGTCCGACCGGCGTGGAGTCCCGATAACAAGACGATCGCGTACCAATCGAACCGCGAGGGCGCGTACCACATTTACCTGGTCAACGCCGATGGCAGTAATCCGCGTGCGTTGACCAAAGGTTCTTCCGACGACCGCCATCCCATCTGGATGCCCGACGGCAAAGCCATTCTCTTCGATTCATTCGATGGATCGCGACGCGAAATTTGGATGGTCAATGTACTTGACGGCAACCTCAAGCAATTGACGAATTTTGGCGCGCTCGCCAGTTTTCCCGCGCCCAGTCCCGATGGGCAATGGATTTCTTTTTACGTTTTCAAGGATGAATCACTCGATTTGTGGATCGCGCGGAGGGATGGACGCGATGCCAAGCCGCTCACGCGCGAGCTGGCGAGTGCGCGCAACAATCAATGCACATTCGCGTGTCATTACGCCGCGTGGAATGCGGACAATCGTACCATCGCCTATTCCGCCGGCGAACTCGATACGATCTGGACGGTTGATCGCGAAGCCGGGTCGCCCAAGCGCGTCGTCGCGGACGGCGCGGACAATCACTTTCCCTGGTTTTTGCCGGATGGTCGGTTGGGATACGTTACCGAACACATCGAACCCGCCGCCGCGTGGACCGATGCCTGGGCGCTTGACTTGAAAACCGGTCAACGCACGCTATTGCAAAGTCGCATGTCCATGCAGGGACCGGTAGAATGGAACAACGACAACACCAAAGTGTTATTCCACTCGCCGCGTGGGGGAAACTTTGATATCTATTTGATTGATCTCGGCGTTTCGAACGGCGTCGAAGCGCTGCAGGGCAAACCAATTCCAAGTGATCGCATCCAAAAAGCGGCAACCCCGGCGAGTCCGGTTGCCACGTCGCCAGCGCCCACGCAACAAACCGACCTGGGGTTGTTGACCTGGGTATTCCTGGGAACGATCGGGGTGTTCACTGCGGGTTTGGTCTGGCGGATTCTTCGTCGCCAGTCACGGCGATAA
- a CDS encoding 4Fe-4S dicluster domain-containing protein: MQKTNPNTEGNPKKDYSRREFIATAASGFVAISMIGISGVNFFKSAVTPIERESSGVIFPDPTLCIGCLTCEVACSDAHRQVGMSTVSRIRIFNEPNVKLDPEITKNYPGRGSFIQQPCLQCPDSPCLPVCPVNALLVEPKTGARVINEKTCIACGRCAEACPFPVRAETIATNELTVGQKTRITYDPQKNVFTKCDLCYFREEGPACVQKCPINVRIKQGIVKSDHLCLNLPKSDKAQFSKMKEQQTVNKS, translated from the coding sequence ATGCAGAAAACCAATCCGAATACGGAAGGCAATCCAAAGAAAGATTATTCGCGTCGCGAATTTATCGCGACGGCGGCAAGTGGCTTTGTCGCGATCAGTATGATCGGGATCAGCGGCGTCAATTTTTTCAAATCGGCAGTGACGCCAATTGAGCGCGAATCATCGGGAGTGATTTTTCCGGATCCCACCTTGTGCATCGGTTGTCTCACATGCGAAGTCGCGTGTAGTGACGCGCATCGCCAGGTTGGAATGTCAACCGTATCGCGCATTCGCATTTTCAACGAACCGAATGTCAAGCTAGACCCTGAGATTACCAAGAACTACCCAGGACGCGGCTCGTTCATTCAACAACCGTGTCTGCAATGCCCGGACTCGCCGTGCTTGCCGGTGTGCCCGGTCAACGCGTTACTGGTCGAGCCGAAAACCGGCGCGCGCGTCATTAACGAAAAAACGTGCATCGCTTGCGGGCGCTGCGCGGAAGCATGTCCCTTTCCAGTCCGCGCCGAAACCATCGCGACGAACGAACTGACGGTCGGGCAAAAGACGCGCATCACCTACGACCCCCAAAAGAACGTGTTCACCAAATGCGACCTGTGCTATTTCCGCGAGGAAGGACCGGCGTGCGTGCAAAAATGCCCGATCAACGTTCGCATCAAGCAAGGCATCGTCAAAAGCGATCATCTCTGCCTGAATCTGCCCAAGTCGGACAAGGCGCAGTTTTCCAAAATGAAAGAGCAGCAAACGGTAAACAAATCGTAG
- a CDS encoding XdhC family protein, with protein MNNVWDAVIHALERGERVALITAVRSVGSTPRHSAARLAVFAEREPVGSIGGGTMELQAIADSHDALVERRPRLAEYSLTGRGEGNLGMCGGTQEIFIDILEPSRETLAQFRATQSALEHGEPIVCATLIRAENANLGLGTRQVVHASGESVGSLGDPQLDQAIAREATRVIAEHYPQRLGFDPATGTVARLMSTRRAAIEVFLDLFEPEARLVIIGAGHIGQALAQVGKFLRWRVEVVDDRADFLAPERLPGVDATHLVAYDPATENLAPLNLEITPNTAVVVATWGWDEPALRRLAHTPMLYIGLVASLRKAAIIFEALRNEGIDSAWLNTVRVPVGLDLGAESPEEIALAIMAEILAAARGKSGRPLRDVQQERLALLSAHRPTRVPAELAR; from the coding sequence ATGAACAACGTCTGGGATGCAGTGATTCACGCATTGGAGCGCGGCGAACGCGTCGCGCTGATTACCGCCGTGCGCTCCGTCGGCTCGACGCCGCGACACAGCGCCGCGCGGCTTGCCGTGTTCGCCGAACGCGAACCCGTCGGCTCGATTGGCGGCGGGACGATGGAACTGCAAGCGATTGCAGATTCTCACGACGCGCTTGTCGAACGCCGACCGCGTTTGGCGGAGTACAGCTTGACCGGGCGCGGCGAGGGCAACCTGGGAATGTGCGGCGGCACTCAAGAAATTTTCATTGATATTTTGGAACCCTCGCGCGAAACACTTGCTCAATTTCGCGCGACGCAATCCGCGTTGGAACACGGCGAACCCATCGTCTGCGCCACGCTGATCCGCGCTGAAAATGCAAACCTGGGATTAGGCACGCGCCAAGTTGTGCACGCGTCAGGTGAATCGGTTGGCTCGCTCGGCGACCCGCAACTCGATCAAGCCATCGCGCGCGAAGCAACGCGCGTGATCGCAGAACACTATCCCCAGCGACTCGGTTTCGACCCAGCGACCGGGACGGTCGCACGGTTAATGTCCACGCGCCGCGCGGCAATCGAAGTGTTTTTGGATTTGTTCGAGCCAGAAGCGCGTCTCGTCATCATTGGTGCGGGGCACATCGGGCAGGCGCTCGCCCAGGTTGGTAAATTCCTGCGTTGGCGCGTCGAGGTCGTGGACGACCGCGCCGATTTTCTCGCGCCCGAGCGTTTGCCCGGCGTGGATGCGACACACCTGGTCGCGTATGATCCTGCCACCGAAAACCTAGCGCCATTGAATTTGGAAATCACGCCGAACACCGCGGTCGTCGTCGCGACCTGGGGCTGGGACGAACCAGCGTTACGCCGGTTGGCGCATACGCCGATGCTGTACATCGGACTCGTCGCGAGTTTGCGTAAGGCGGCAATCATTTTCGAGGCATTGCGAAACGAGGGGATTGATTCCGCTTGGTTGAACACCGTGCGCGTGCCGGTCGGATTAGACCTGGGTGCGGAAAGCCCGGAAGAAATCGCACTCGCGATCATGGCAGAGATTCTCGCCGCCGCGCGCGGCAAAAGCGGACGACCACTGCGCGATGTTCAGCAAGAGCGGCTCGCGCTCTTGAGCGCACACCGACCAACGCGCGTGCCGGCAGAACTTGCGCGATGA